The Zeugodacus cucurbitae isolate PBARC_wt_2022May chromosome 4, idZeuCucr1.2, whole genome shotgun sequence genome includes the window GTTTCTAAAACAGATCGTTTGAATCGTTTTATTACGTTTTGTGTTTGCTCGCTACTATTTATTTATGGATGCCAAATACCATCGCAGTCAGCCGGCGAGAGCCAAACTAGTACAAcgcataaaaatatatcacGATAACGTCAAAACAGTTTAGTTTATCGTTAACGAATACGAATCAACACTGGACTGTGACAAATGAAGCTACCTACTGCGGCCACAATCTCTGTTAAACCACAACGCAAAGTGCGTTCAAATAGCTCGTTTCACATTTTGTAATACGCTTataattaaacttattttttgtgaaatttcgaTTCGATAAGCAAGTTCAATTTTAATgaccaatttaaaaaaaaaaaaattaataataagaaaaaaaaaaacataatagacACTTCGAACTTTATATAGTACAATAGAACTCTAGGATTAAAAACTATGCAATATCTAGTTGTTTATCGCGAGTGAGAAAGTGTTCATAGTGCCAAAGACGAATGTGTCTTCTCAATTGCTTCTTATTGCGGCGACTGTCTCTTttcgtttataaatatatacataaacataaaatgcGGATGATATTATCCACATATTGATATTTTACAACCCCATGATAACAATAGAGTGCAAAAAGTATCGTGTCAAAccatatttgtttttcaaatatgaGGAGACCATGTGCAATTAATATGTTTTATCAACTTCAACGGTGGCACTTTTTTATTTGCCATCATGATAATATATTGGTCTTTGTTTATTGACTATTGGactatttgacatttatttttagtaaaagtcataaatatttaaattatacaattgtgcagtaaaatatatttaaattaaaagaaattgtgaTATAAGGTTTTTCACCTTTGCGAATGCGTTCCGTTATTTTGCGCAACAAGTAAgtgtttttgaataaaaaaaatatgtatgtgaatgtatgtgctatacatacaaacttaacaacaacaaattcgacAATTGATACTGAggtgaaatataatttcatcaCTAAGTAAAATCCAAATGTAATCGGTACGAACCGAATTTGAACCTTGCACaccaacttaaaaaaatatgtttacggCTTTCATTCTCGTCATATTTGAATtgctatatttcatttattggaTCGctatctttaaataaaaatatttaaataagtggACGAATGGACATATATcgtcatttatatgtatatttttaattataatcttTTCATTTCGCTAAATAAACTGAGAGCTAGAACTGCTGATCGTTATCGTTGCTCTATTATGCCCACTCAACTTAAATTGGCTCGCATACTtatgattttaatgaataatgcTCACGTGCTTTCCTAAAATTATAGGAAAATCGCAaaaatgatagaagacaagattacgacaggctgaagcgttcacgacccacgaataggaattggcaacagaagaattgtcaaatggaaaaccgaaatgtgaaacatagtgaaccaaattgaataatgtacagataaaatatcacaatgaacgtaattcttaacatcttcatttataaaatgatccaatataataatgcatatttataattaaaattatatgttttgttacaaaaagttccccattttgccaacttttttgttggttggaaaagtgaaaaaaattctttatatacgacttttttgtactattgttgtttaatacatttttcacttagaattttaaataataattaagcactagccttgacttcagctctttgttttggttttattgttttgtaccaccgtgcaattttgttttgctcgcgtgttcggggtcgtgaaagttgtcactcaacaggaactcaaaacctaAAAAAGCTAATTACAGTtagtaatcttgtcttctatcattcttgggaaAATCGTATAGAATGCATACGTATGTAGATATTTTATAACCAAATCGGTTAAATGTGAATCAACCATGATATTGAATACACTTAACGGAACAAAACGGAATAAATAGTATTACGATTGAACAAGTTTATGCAATTTTCatgttatagaaatttaatgaaaatttcaattgcaatttcaatcataaatgaaaaaatataaacaagtaattttccctaatatttatttatatatacggcTTACTACAAATCAGCAACAGATATAcagtttattattttgttatattctgaaaattaatacataaatgtacatccatatatatatttgcatacgcTCTAtgtaatgattttatttatttcatatttcacaatAAGTTATTCTCTGTTATTTCTACAGTCAATTTCCATTTGATGGTCGACAAGTGCGAGTCCTGCTTTATCGAGAATGCGACAAAACCGGCCGCAAATTGTTGTTCGACTCCAACGCACTGCAAAAAGTGACATTGAAGGAAACAAATGGCAATGTTGGCAAGCGTGGAACTGATCGATTTACACGATTCAGTGAATATACTTCGAACAATCGAAACCGAAATGGTAATGCGAATTATAGTAAATCCCAAGCCTATAAAGCACATTCCAGTAATAGTTTCATTGAAGTTTGTGAAGAATATGGCTATAAGGTGAGAAACAGTGTAATACATATGCATAGAATCCAAATTAATTTCTAACAAATTGTTGaactttgtttttaaatttgtagCATGTACAACCAAACTCTGCAGAATTTACCAGTATTGGCGAAATGGTATTTGGTGCCTCGGCCATGTCCTTCCGCGGGACAGCATTCAAAGTACATTGGCTACAACAGCCTCCCCGTATATTATGTTCGCAAGTTTTTCTCACACCCGTTTATTCTGGCAATGGTCATTCGCCATACTCAACTATTTCCACAAACAGCTTGGCCACACCACGTACTTCTATCTCTAGTGAACATGGCTCGATGGATAATTTTTCAATGAGTTCTTTTTCATTGCTGGGTTATCCTATGAGCGTTGGCCGACAATGTAGTCTAACACCAAGCGATCGTAATAGTTTCATAACTAGTCCGCTTGATGTACCGGATCAACAATCATTATCAACTTCCTCTGATGGCGGGAGAGCGGATAGTGCACCACGTTTTTCGTCAACATATAGCACTGTAACCGATTCCGGTTACGATGGTATGAGTAGAAGTCAAACGTCAAGCGATCAGTGGTCAGCATCGTTTCAGTACTCTACGCGCAGTAGTCTCGGCTCAATGTCGTCGGAGCAAATAGATACATtgcaaaaatacaattttgaatcaatatatttttcatatacacCATTGTTCGACGATAACACAAGTGATGGTAGCATTCAGCGTCGTATCTCCCGTAATCTACGCACATCTTTTGAGAATGAGCATGCAATTAATGATTTAATTGGATTCATCAGTGATAACTATACGCCAACTGGGAGTGCTAATTGTGGTGGTAGTGAAGGTGGCAACATGGGTGTGCCGAATTATAGACGAGCCAGTTATAGTGCGAATGAATCACGCAGTAATCCCGAAATTGGTCGACGTCGGGATACCTTGTCAAGTGTCGGCGGCAAACCATCGCATCGACGTGCTAAGCTGGGATTGGCTGTGTGCATCACAATGAGTGAGTCTTTTGAAGAGGAGATGGAATTATTTTGTAGTGAACATATAGCATTGCTGGAATCAATGTTGGGGCGCTTGCGTGCTAGTACGGAACGAGCATACATTAATCATAAAGAATTTTACCAGGTTAGTTGAATGATTTTACTTAACTTTTAATGTCAATTCTTTACAACTATAGATCACAACTTGTTTagaattctttaaaaatgtgttttaatttattctatTCGATTTCAtgtccaaatatatgtataacttctTACAGATTATGCTTCAAGCGTGGCTGGAGACACAGCAGTGGTTTAGCGACCTGTTTACTGCACCTCGCATCAAATGCCCTATTTGGCTTAGTATTACCACAAGCGGCAACAAATACTCCAAAAGCGTTGCggaaaaatttatgaaagaatTATGTTGGCTGCTATCATTTGCTGATACTAAAGATACTAATTTGtgagtattaaataaatattacaatatagaaataaattattttatgaatttacatataaataatattcccTTATTGCAGTTTTATCAGCACTATGCTGACGGCCATTTTAACACACCATCTTGGTTGGGTATCGACAGTTGCCGCATTTAATTCAACATCTCTGACTGAATCATCTACGGCAGCGATAGAACAGAGGGCTAAACTTCTACAGGTATCGCAGAAACACCCTTATAATGCTCTGTGGGCACAAATGGGTGACTTATACGGAGCTATTGGTCTGCCACCACGGTTAGCCCGGACGGTTGTATATGGGACTGAAAAGTTAGCAGTTGAAAGACTGCTTAATATACTTACCTACTTTATACGTTGTGGGGAGGTTAGACGTTCTGCTAAGCGAGAAGACTTTAATAAGGACACACTCAATTCTCTAattcaaaagagaaaaaatgAAGTATTAAAGAAATCTACCAGCGGTTCATACTCACGTGGTTCAAATCTGAATAAGGCATCGCTTTCTGGTGGTGTAATTAGCGATTGGAGTAATATTGGTGGGGGGCTAAAGCGCACGCCTACTTGTAAACTTAATTTAAACACTATATCAGATAATGGAGAGTTATCTGAAAATATTATAGGAGAAGAAGAGAAAAGCAGCGATGAGGAGTTGGATGGAGCTCAAGTTGTCCGCACGTTGAAAAAGAATGAAATTCCAAATGTACTAGCGTTTAGAGACTCCCGCTTTGTTCAACAAGAATTGCGAATTGGCAACTATCTAATGGACACCGGCATTGAAAAGAAGTCATTGTTAAAAATTGGCAcatctcaaaatataaatagcagcaTGTCATTAGCAGATAGAGAGGGGAAAATAAGAGTTTTAATTACAACACCTGATAATGTTGAACTGTGTATAGAAGATGAAAATTCTCTCGGCGGTGGTAGCACAAGTGAAGAAGGTGCTGTAGAAGCCATAGAAATAGATACTGGCATTGAAGGACCCTTTTCATGTGCGGAAACGGGTGTTGTGAATACAGGAAAAAGACACTTCTTCTGGCAAGTTGTAAAAGAAGGACTAAGCCTAAAGCAGCTTCAACGGGGAGATAAACCAACTCATATGTCTTATTCTGGTGACAGCGATCAATTACAACGCCAAATGGAATTAGATCAGCCAGTTGCCAATCTGTCGCTTTCAGATCTAATAACTCAAAATAGCATTGGGAAGAGTGATCGTATGACATGGGGCATTGAACCGCGTCGTGAAAATGTAAGTTTAGAAGAAGAAATTCACTTTGACAACTGTCAGAAGAATCGTGGGAATGGGAATGGGAATGCAAACTCTATTGAAGGTGTTGTATTTATGTTAGGCGAAAATGAGCCACTTGTTAATATTAAGAAAAGCAACGAAGATCTTATTACAGCGATTGAAAAAGAGGGTACAAAATCAACTCATTGTGGTGACACTGATAACGGCACGACTCAACAACTTTGTCCGCTACATCAACGTACACACGGCCCAACATCAAAGCGACACTCGggcgttaaatttaatttcgaacaGTTCCCGCAAATCGCCACTAACTacatgaaaagcaaaaatttggTTTTATCCAATTATGACCTGCTGATGGACAAGAGCGCGAAACTCGAAACACAAAGTGGTGGTATAACATTAGAAAGTCTAACTTCAGAGTCCTCGGCATCTGCGTCCACAGCTATTGGGAGTACTCCAAACAATTCTGCGGAATGTATGGTTTGTAATAGTATACTCAACTCCTATCAAACACCCTCCAACGCTACGGAACTAGAATTTGAGACAGATGAGGTTCGTTCGCCCCATTGTCAACAATCAGCGGCCAAGGTGTTGAGGAGTCCAACAACACACATGCCATCGACCAGTACACGTCCCTTGCAGTCTGTCAATTCAGCTGCTTCAATAGATACGTTGAAATCTTCGTCTGTAGACAATTTTACTGAATTTGAACCTAAATTATTCTCACCTCCGTCTCCAACGGATCGACAGAAAACATACAACACAAATACACGTAAAGTATCCTCACATCGGGGTTCTATCTCATCGGTTGCTGCAAAGTGCGCTGCAGTAAATGAGGCATTACATTTGGTGAAACTGCCTGTACCCGGAATCAGAGATATACCGCAAGAAGATGAACCAAGTACAGCAGATGGCATGAAATTGCGTGCAGGTTTCGTGCCGTCACTTTTTCTCAATGTCAATGATCACTACGTATCTGATATGGTTCTACAGGTAATTAAGTTTTACATTAAATTGAATGTAACAATCATGATTTTGTTTGTGAAATGTTTGTTCTTATAGGGTACTTGTGCACCTCCAGAGAAATGGCACACGACACTTCGCGAAGATATGGCTTTGTCCGCTCGTGCTGCATCACTAATTTCATTGCCTGCTGAGAATGTGGCTATTGTAGCGGATATGGAAAAGTGGGATGTACGGTTGATTTCACCACAACTTCAACATTTTCCATACGTAGGCGAACAAAGTACACCCGTGGGAATGTCTCAATTAGTTTCTAATATGCTCGAAACCGTGCTTgcaatgaatacagctggaATTTCCGCCTATGAGGTTTGTATTGCTATTGATGTTggaatttgtaataaatacgGATTTTTTCAGTGTTTGGCATTTCTCGAATCGAAAATGCAAGAAATCTTTCTTCAATCGGAATCTTTAGCGGCCTTCCTGCTTGAAATAGAATTTTGTCAATTGAGTACAGTAACAACAGCGCTTAATCTTAGTGAAAACGATATTCCTTTGCTATTATCGATCGCATCCATTCACACACCTCAAATTGCTAAAAAGTGTGGAATTAGCTTCAGGTGACAAGCTATCATtctaaaatgttttcaatttgggTGAAGTACTTTAAACAGTCATACAACGCTCAATTAAATACTCTAAGTAAAATGATATTTTCCTCACattcattttcgtttttgtttttaaaaacaatGAATTTCTTGACAGGTCAGATCATTTATGTGATCTTGTGATAtgtttattatgtatatatatttataataggaAATTACGATTAGCgtagtgaaattatttataaaaaaaaatcacattcaCAATTCGATGTTTACAGAGaatttgtaattaatacaaattcctGCGAAATGTgtgatatacttatatgtatgtatatgtattttcttatcATAGTAAAAATTGTAcataatttaagaatttaaaattgcttgtgtcgatattaatgaaacttaaattaaattaaattattacttgTCGAAATAGTGAGTATAGACTAAGACtaagtatttaaaaacaatgTGACATTTGAATTTTCATATGATAACACCTTAATgaaatacattatatatatatgtgttttgtTTCGTAGTTTCCAAAATGGATAAATACGAACAGGACTTTAGtccgagaaaaaaatatattgatttcaatgtatttataaataaggatatactaaagaaaaaataaattaacaataataataattggatataattttgataaaaaaaaaataaattgtattttattatttaaatgaaatatgacaATTCCTAATTTAGAATAGAATACAATAGAAGTTTTAGAGGAATGCACTGCCTTCTCTATGTCCGAAAATTTTACTCCTACTTCTGTGAAGTGTCACACATTCTAAAAGCAGGGGAGTTACTGTGTAAGGCGTTACTAATAGAAATGCGTTACGAAAGGGAATTGCGTTGCGAAGGGAAATCGGTACTCTGTCAAACTCTCTAATTGTAGAAAAAGTTGTACTGTTTTTTCgttcacattttttcaaaaaagttaacATTACTGGCAGAAAAAAAtgagaatgtaaacaaattcaataatagaAAAGTCAAACACGTAAGGAAGGAcaaagtttgggtgcaaccgaaaattttatactatcatattattatctactagcagaccgctccggttTCGCa containing:
- the LOC105216582 gene encoding uncharacterized protein LOC105216582 isoform X2; amino-acid sequence: MRSVILRNNQFPFDGRQVRVLLYRECDKTGRKLLFDSNALQKVTLKETNGNVGKRGTDRFTRFSEYTSNNRNRNGNANYSKSQAYKAHSSNSFIEVCEEYGYKHVQPNSAEFTSIGEMVFGASAMSFRGTAFKVHWLQQPPRILCSQVFLTPVYSGNGHSPYSTISTNSLATPRTSISSEHGSMDNFSMSSFSLLGYPMSVGRQCSLTPSDRNSFITSPLDVPDQQSLSTSSDGGRADSAPRFSSTYSTVTDSGYDGMSRSQTSSDQWSASFQYSTRSSLGSMSSEQIDTLQKYNFESIYFSYTPLFDDNTSDGSIQRRISRNLRTSFENEHAINDLIGFISDNYTPTGSANCGGSEGGNMGVPNYRRASYSANESRSNPEIGRRRDTLSSVGGKPSHRRAKLGLAVCITMSESFEEEMELFCSEHIALLESMLGRLRASTERAYINHKEFYQIMLQAWLETQQWFSDLFTAPRIKCPIWLSITTSGNKYSKSVAEKFMKELCWLLSFADTKDTNFFISTMLTAILTHHLGWVSTVAAFNSTSLTESSTAAIEQRAKLLQVSQKHPYNALWAQMGDLYGAIGLPPRLARTVVYGTEKLAVERLLNILTYFIRCGEVRRSAKREDFNKDTLNSLIQKRKNEVLKKSTSGSYSRGSNLNKASLSGGVISDWSNIGGGLKRTPTCKLNLNTISDNGELSENIIGEEEKSSDEELDGAQVVRTLKKNEIPNVLAFRDSRFVQQELRIGNYLMDTGIEKKSLLKIGTSQNINSSMSLADREGKIRVLITTPDNVELCIEDENSLGGGSTSEEGAVEAIEIDTGIEGPFSCAETGVVNTGKRHFFWQVVKEGLSLKQLQRGDKPTHMSYSGDSDQLQRQMELDQPVANLSLSDLITQNSIGKSDRMTWGIEPRRENVSLEEEIHFDNCQKNRGNGNGNANSIEGVVFMLGENEPLVNIKKSNEDLITAIEKEGTKSTHCGDTDNGTTQQLCPLHQRTHGPTSKRHSGVKFNFEQFPQIATNYMKSKNLVLSNYDLLMDKSAKLETQSGGITLESLTSESSASASTAIGSTPNNSAECMVCNSILNSYQTPSNATELEFETDEVRSPHCQQSAAKVLRSPTTHMPSTSTRPLQSVNSAASIDTLKSSSVDNFTEFEPKLFSPPSPTDRQKTYNTNTRKVSSHRGSISSVAAKCAAVNEALHLVKLPVPGIRDIPQEDEPSTADGMKLRAGFVPSLFLNVNDHYVSDMVLQGTCAPPEKWHTTLREDMALSARAASLISLPAENVAIVADMEKWDVRLISPQLQHFPYVGEQSTPVGMSQLVSNMLETVLAMNTAGISAYECLAFLESKMQEIFLQSESLAAFLLEIEFCQLSTVTTALNLSENDIPLLLSIASIHTPQIAKKCGISFR
- the LOC105216582 gene encoding uncharacterized protein LOC105216582 isoform X1; protein product: MALLNKLFFPTANTSSLSPSNSLSTSPTIPGTASTSFQTVTSASGVSSVKSLDHSRNSESVFRGISGVSSQRIQNNNQAVHSNNYLSQFPFDGRQVRVLLYRECDKTGRKLLFDSNALQKVTLKETNGNVGKRGTDRFTRFSEYTSNNRNRNGNANYSKSQAYKAHSSNSFIEVCEEYGYKHVQPNSAEFTSIGEMVFGASAMSFRGTAFKVHWLQQPPRILCSQVFLTPVYSGNGHSPYSTISTNSLATPRTSISSEHGSMDNFSMSSFSLLGYPMSVGRQCSLTPSDRNSFITSPLDVPDQQSLSTSSDGGRADSAPRFSSTYSTVTDSGYDGMSRSQTSSDQWSASFQYSTRSSLGSMSSEQIDTLQKYNFESIYFSYTPLFDDNTSDGSIQRRISRNLRTSFENEHAINDLIGFISDNYTPTGSANCGGSEGGNMGVPNYRRASYSANESRSNPEIGRRRDTLSSVGGKPSHRRAKLGLAVCITMSESFEEEMELFCSEHIALLESMLGRLRASTERAYINHKEFYQIMLQAWLETQQWFSDLFTAPRIKCPIWLSITTSGNKYSKSVAEKFMKELCWLLSFADTKDTNFFISTMLTAILTHHLGWVSTVAAFNSTSLTESSTAAIEQRAKLLQVSQKHPYNALWAQMGDLYGAIGLPPRLARTVVYGTEKLAVERLLNILTYFIRCGEVRRSAKREDFNKDTLNSLIQKRKNEVLKKSTSGSYSRGSNLNKASLSGGVISDWSNIGGGLKRTPTCKLNLNTISDNGELSENIIGEEEKSSDEELDGAQVVRTLKKNEIPNVLAFRDSRFVQQELRIGNYLMDTGIEKKSLLKIGTSQNINSSMSLADREGKIRVLITTPDNVELCIEDENSLGGGSTSEEGAVEAIEIDTGIEGPFSCAETGVVNTGKRHFFWQVVKEGLSLKQLQRGDKPTHMSYSGDSDQLQRQMELDQPVANLSLSDLITQNSIGKSDRMTWGIEPRRENVSLEEEIHFDNCQKNRGNGNGNANSIEGVVFMLGENEPLVNIKKSNEDLITAIEKEGTKSTHCGDTDNGTTQQLCPLHQRTHGPTSKRHSGVKFNFEQFPQIATNYMKSKNLVLSNYDLLMDKSAKLETQSGGITLESLTSESSASASTAIGSTPNNSAECMVCNSILNSYQTPSNATELEFETDEVRSPHCQQSAAKVLRSPTTHMPSTSTRPLQSVNSAASIDTLKSSSVDNFTEFEPKLFSPPSPTDRQKTYNTNTRKVSSHRGSISSVAAKCAAVNEALHLVKLPVPGIRDIPQEDEPSTADGMKLRAGFVPSLFLNVNDHYVSDMVLQGTCAPPEKWHTTLREDMALSARAASLISLPAENVAIVADMEKWDVRLISPQLQHFPYVGEQSTPVGMSQLVSNMLETVLAMNTAGISAYECLAFLESKMQEIFLQSESLAAFLLEIEFCQLSTVTTALNLSENDIPLLLSIASIHTPQIAKKCGISFR
- the LOC105216582 gene encoding uncharacterized protein LOC105216582 isoform X3 yields the protein MVFGASAMSFRGTAFKVHWLQQPPRILCSQVFLTPVYSGNGHSPYSTISTNSLATPRTSISSEHGSMDNFSMSSFSLLGYPMSVGRQCSLTPSDRNSFITSPLDVPDQQSLSTSSDGGRADSAPRFSSTYSTVTDSGYDGMSRSQTSSDQWSASFQYSTRSSLGSMSSEQIDTLQKYNFESIYFSYTPLFDDNTSDGSIQRRISRNLRTSFENEHAINDLIGFISDNYTPTGSANCGGSEGGNMGVPNYRRASYSANESRSNPEIGRRRDTLSSVGGKPSHRRAKLGLAVCITMSESFEEEMELFCSEHIALLESMLGRLRASTERAYINHKEFYQIMLQAWLETQQWFSDLFTAPRIKCPIWLSITTSGNKYSKSVAEKFMKELCWLLSFADTKDTNFFISTMLTAILTHHLGWVSTVAAFNSTSLTESSTAAIEQRAKLLQVSQKHPYNALWAQMGDLYGAIGLPPRLARTVVYGTEKLAVERLLNILTYFIRCGEVRRSAKREDFNKDTLNSLIQKRKNEVLKKSTSGSYSRGSNLNKASLSGGVISDWSNIGGGLKRTPTCKLNLNTISDNGELSENIIGEEEKSSDEELDGAQVVRTLKKNEIPNVLAFRDSRFVQQELRIGNYLMDTGIEKKSLLKIGTSQNINSSMSLADREGKIRVLITTPDNVELCIEDENSLGGGSTSEEGAVEAIEIDTGIEGPFSCAETGVVNTGKRHFFWQVVKEGLSLKQLQRGDKPTHMSYSGDSDQLQRQMELDQPVANLSLSDLITQNSIGKSDRMTWGIEPRRENVSLEEEIHFDNCQKNRGNGNGNANSIEGVVFMLGENEPLVNIKKSNEDLITAIEKEGTKSTHCGDTDNGTTQQLCPLHQRTHGPTSKRHSGVKFNFEQFPQIATNYMKSKNLVLSNYDLLMDKSAKLETQSGGITLESLTSESSASASTAIGSTPNNSAECMVCNSILNSYQTPSNATELEFETDEVRSPHCQQSAAKVLRSPTTHMPSTSTRPLQSVNSAASIDTLKSSSVDNFTEFEPKLFSPPSPTDRQKTYNTNTRKVSSHRGSISSVAAKCAAVNEALHLVKLPVPGIRDIPQEDEPSTADGMKLRAGFVPSLFLNVNDHYVSDMVLQGTCAPPEKWHTTLREDMALSARAASLISLPAENVAIVADMEKWDVRLISPQLQHFPYVGEQSTPVGMSQLVSNMLETVLAMNTAGISAYECLAFLESKMQEIFLQSESLAAFLLEIEFCQLSTVTTALNLSENDIPLLLSIASIHTPQIAKKCGISFR